One genomic segment of Pseudobdellovibrionaceae bacterium includes these proteins:
- the thiD gene encoding bifunctional hydroxymethylpyrimidine kinase/phosphomethylpyrimidine kinase produces MNRSFDPRLYFVHDHGFNPSHAILAAALRGGVRMVQLRAKALPSEEFRAWAAPAIALCRQARATVLINDNVELALLLGADGAHVGQRDLSAREARARLGDKAIIGLSLESTSQIDHPDVECADYVAASGVFPTTTKTDLPSDLGLVGVRELRARTAKPLVAIGGIHAGNARAVFSAGADGIAIISAIAGADDPQLAAAEIAGLARKAVVDCALLSRSPVTARAGLRWQDPRALTIAGSDSGGGAGIQADLKTMTSLGVFGMSALTALTAQNTTGVQSVHDVAPEFLRAQIASVLGDLGADAVKIGMLHRREVIRAIRDELAEFPQIPVVLDPVMVAKGGHRLIEPDAISALIEILFPQVDLITPNLSEAEALLEVAGSGAQPTVRGGVDLSRASREDLRGAALRLLELGPEAVLLKGGHHESPLAADLLVARDGTEQWFESARVETPNLHGTGCTLSSAIASFTARGYPLVTAVAKAKDYVTEGIRSGSRFRWGQGQGPIDHIHLHR; encoded by the coding sequence ATGAACCGCAGCTTCGATCCCCGCCTGTACTTCGTCCACGATCACGGCTTCAATCCCTCTCATGCGATCTTAGCGGCCGCCCTCCGTGGCGGCGTGCGGATGGTGCAGCTGCGCGCGAAGGCATTGCCCTCCGAGGAGTTTCGCGCCTGGGCGGCACCAGCGATCGCGCTCTGTCGCCAAGCGCGCGCGACCGTGCTCATCAATGACAATGTGGAGCTCGCGTTACTCCTGGGCGCGGATGGCGCCCACGTCGGGCAACGAGACCTCTCCGCACGCGAAGCGCGAGCACGCCTCGGAGACAAAGCGATCATCGGACTGAGCCTCGAGTCGACGTCACAGATCGACCATCCAGACGTCGAGTGCGCGGACTATGTGGCGGCGAGCGGCGTTTTCCCGACGACCACGAAAACCGATCTGCCTTCGGATTTGGGTTTAGTGGGCGTACGCGAACTTCGCGCTCGGACCGCGAAGCCGCTCGTCGCGATCGGCGGCATCCATGCGGGAAATGCCCGCGCGGTGTTTTCGGCGGGCGCGGACGGCATCGCGATCATCAGCGCTATCGCGGGCGCCGACGATCCCCAACTCGCCGCCGCAGAGATCGCGGGCCTCGCGCGTAAAGCCGTGGTCGACTGCGCGCTTCTGAGTCGCTCACCCGTCACCGCGCGCGCGGGCCTCCGCTGGCAAGACCCGCGCGCTTTGACCATCGCAGGCTCGGACTCGGGCGGCGGCGCGGGCATTCAGGCGGATCTCAAAACGATGACCAGCCTCGGCGTTTTCGGAATGTCGGCGTTGACCGCGCTCACCGCGCAGAACACGACGGGCGTGCAGTCCGTCCACGACGTCGCGCCGGAATTTTTGCGTGCGCAGATCGCGTCAGTCCTCGGTGACTTGGGCGCCGACGCGGTGAAGATCGGTATGCTCCACCGGCGCGAAGTGATTCGCGCGATCCGCGATGAGCTCGCGGAGTTCCCGCAAATCCCCGTGGTCCTCGATCCGGTGATGGTCGCCAAAGGGGGCCACCGTTTGATCGAGCCCGACGCCATCTCCGCGCTCATCGAAATTCTGTTCCCGCAGGTGGATCTGATCACGCCGAACCTCAGCGAGGCCGAAGCGCTGCTCGAGGTCGCGGGCAGCGGCGCTCAACCGACGGTTCGCGGGGGCGTGGATCTTTCGCGCGCCTCGCGCGAAGACCTGCGCGGGGCCGCCTTGCGACTTTTGGAGTTGGGGCCCGAAGCGGTGCTGCTGAAGGGCGGTCATCATGAGTCCCCGCTCGCCGCGGATCTTCTCGTCGCGCGGGACGGGACGGAACAGTGGTTCGAATCCGCGCGCGTCGAGACCCCGAACCTGCACGGCACGGGCTGCACGCTCTCGAGCGCCATCGCCTCGTTCACGGCGCGCGGCTATCCGCTGGTGACGGCGGTCGCGAAGGCCAAGGATTATGTGACGGAGGGAATCAGATCAGGCTCTCGTTTTCGGTGGGGCCAAGGTCAGGGCCCGATCGATCATATTCACCTTCACCGATGA
- a CDS encoding rhomboid family intramembrane serine protease, with product MIVPFLAGLRDFAVAPLTWTLIFLNMGFYFITSDPRPAPTAKESFFEVRNLQRTGVYYRQYLGMKDLPEPHELVLWGGKAMRDPGFVTAVPEFPFRGDADEIKNWRAEVSKLRDQTGARAVTKFGLPRDPAVAVQKPLTWITYQFMHATPIHLLSNMVFLLLFGIAIERLAGSLTVLLVSLLGGIFGAYFSMKLDAPSALPMVGASAAVTALIAFYLVYEPRKNVRYYFFFSPFQGFYGEIYLSKWWILPLCLLPDLVNFVTEFIPSPAQLIGQTVATTAHVGGALFGAAVAIAHRRFIGEGEYDRSGPDLGPTENESLI from the coding sequence ATGATCGTTCCTTTCCTGGCGGGACTTCGGGATTTCGCGGTCGCGCCCCTCACGTGGACGCTGATCTTTCTGAATATGGGGTTTTACTTCATCACTTCGGATCCGCGTCCCGCGCCCACCGCGAAGGAAAGTTTCTTCGAGGTGCGCAATCTGCAACGCACGGGCGTTTACTACCGTCAGTACCTGGGAATGAAGGACCTGCCCGAACCCCACGAGCTGGTGCTCTGGGGCGGGAAGGCCATGCGCGATCCGGGCTTCGTGACCGCGGTGCCCGAGTTCCCGTTTCGCGGTGACGCCGACGAAATCAAAAACTGGCGCGCCGAGGTCTCGAAGCTGCGCGATCAGACGGGCGCCCGCGCCGTCACGAAGTTCGGTCTGCCGCGCGATCCCGCGGTCGCCGTGCAAAAGCCGCTGACCTGGATTACGTACCAGTTCATGCACGCGACGCCGATCCATCTTTTGTCGAATATGGTCTTCCTGCTGCTGTTCGGAATCGCGATCGAAAGGCTCGCGGGCTCGCTGACCGTGCTGCTCGTCAGCCTTCTGGGCGGAATTTTCGGCGCGTATTTTTCGATGAAGCTCGACGCACCCTCGGCGCTCCCGATGGTGGGGGCGAGCGCGGCGGTGACCGCGCTGATCGCGTTCTACCTCGTGTACGAGCCGCGCAAGAACGTGCGCTACTATTTCTTCTTCTCGCCGTTTCAAGGTTTCTACGGCGAGATCTATCTGTCGAAATGGTGGATCTTACCGCTTTGCCTTTTGCCGGATCTGGTGAACTTCGTGACCGAATTCATCCCGTCGCCCGCGCAGCTCATCGGTCAAACGGTCGCGACGACCGCGCACGTGGGCGGAGCCCTCTTCGGCGCCGCCGTCGCCATCGCGCACCGTCGTTTCATCGGTGAAGGTGAATATGATCGATCGGGCCCTGACCTTGGCCCCACCGAAAACGAGAGCCTGATCTGA
- a CDS encoding RDD family protein, which produces MSTDSRTDFKNPAALAERGAPLVDRLLAFGFDLCLWSPAALLIGKPFWRDFHYHQSLSPGSTEALMFFGFGLFTALVFVLVVQTLCVWRWGATPGKKVFLLEVVHVNGGRLTLGQSFTRACAQIFEILCFAIPCLEVVSHPERRPWHDRLAESRVITRKEQKFEAPHALESRFFRNLYWGFGLSLFVFAFAGLTQLRHQVKLGALKRGELEKNAYLCETKTKIPAHSGMTTAQARLDFMLAQFEAGKAERECLENEADFAIWTQAEETQAWAHLIRGALAAKPDSKTTDEETANQFAQACPALTEAPDETAAPAGRGLASAKTADEELRCELARYYQGDAQTEITDRTWTGQIIQLKQAFQRGDFDEIGKVAVKNPWPLELADYVQEMSLKALALKGADSEFREGMTLLAPAWTESRRFRTMAWACFSAITKTCGIGGESPTICRALRTELETAGGEAWTPDIAMTFQLESRCHNRKDVVVETQAKARLAADEETHWALEPKKASLKTLKSVAQDHWARPYLLWWLSRDKKNAGDELALEFQRGQRNAPDWWLAYQAFDHTSDSPLQEPRGLAKDGPQLKPVEELNDKPKSRAPAHADKNHVPANAEGREE; this is translated from the coding sequence ATGAGCACTGATTCCCGCACCGATTTCAAGAATCCCGCCGCGCTCGCGGAGCGTGGCGCTCCGTTGGTTGATCGCCTTCTCGCGTTCGGCTTCGACCTCTGTTTGTGGTCGCCCGCCGCGCTCCTGATCGGCAAACCCTTTTGGCGCGACTTCCACTATCACCAAAGCCTGAGCCCCGGATCCACCGAAGCCCTGATGTTCTTCGGTTTCGGTCTTTTCACGGCGCTCGTTTTCGTGCTCGTCGTGCAGACTCTCTGCGTTTGGCGGTGGGGCGCGACGCCCGGAAAGAAAGTCTTCCTTTTGGAGGTCGTGCACGTGAACGGCGGGCGCCTGACGCTCGGCCAAAGTTTCACCCGCGCCTGCGCGCAAATCTTCGAAATTCTGTGTTTCGCGATTCCCTGCCTGGAAGTCGTTTCGCATCCCGAGCGTCGTCCTTGGCATGACCGTCTGGCCGAGAGCCGGGTCATCACCCGCAAAGAGCAGAAATTTGAAGCGCCCCACGCGCTCGAGTCGCGTTTCTTCCGCAATCTGTACTGGGGTTTCGGACTGTCGCTGTTCGTCTTCGCCTTCGCGGGACTCACGCAGCTCCGACACCAAGTGAAACTCGGCGCGCTCAAGCGCGGCGAACTCGAAAAGAACGCCTACCTCTGCGAGACGAAAACCAAAATCCCCGCGCACTCGGGCATGACCACGGCGCAGGCGCGCCTGGACTTCATGCTCGCGCAGTTCGAAGCCGGAAAAGCCGAGCGCGAATGCCTAGAGAACGAAGCCGACTTCGCCATCTGGACGCAAGCCGAAGAGACGCAAGCCTGGGCCCACCTGATCCGTGGCGCTTTGGCCGCGAAACCGGACTCGAAAACGACCGATGAAGAAACCGCGAACCAATTCGCGCAGGCCTGCCCGGCGTTAACGGAAGCCCCCGACGAGACGGCGGCGCCTGCGGGGCGCGGTCTGGCCTCGGCGAAGACTGCGGATGAAGAGCTCCGCTGCGAACTTGCGCGCTACTATCAAGGTGACGCGCAAACCGAGATCACTGATCGCACCTGGACCGGTCAGATCATCCAATTGAAACAAGCCTTCCAACGCGGGGACTTCGACGAGATCGGCAAGGTCGCGGTGAAAAACCCCTGGCCGCTGGAGCTGGCCGACTACGTTCAAGAGATGAGCCTGAAAGCGCTCGCGCTGAAAGGCGCGGACAGCGAGTTCCGCGAGGGGATGACCCTGCTTGCGCCCGCATGGACCGAGTCGCGCCGCTTCCGCACCATGGCGTGGGCGTGTTTTTCGGCGATCACGAAAACCTGCGGCATCGGCGGTGAAAGCCCCACGATCTGCCGCGCGCTGCGCACCGAACTTGAGACGGCGGGCGGCGAGGCGTGGACTCCGGACATCGCGATGACCTTTCAGCTCGAGTCCCGTTGCCACAACCGCAAAGACGTCGTCGTGGAAACCCAGGCGAAAGCGCGTTTGGCGGCGGACGAGGAAACCCACTGGGCCCTCGAACCGAAGAAGGCCAGCCTCAAAACTTTGAAGTCGGTCGCGCAAGACCATTGGGCGCGTCCTTATCTTCTGTGGTGGCTGAGCCGCGACAAGAAAAACGCCGGCGACGAGTTGGCGCTGGAGTTCCAGCGCGGTCAAAGAAACGCGCCGGACTGGTGGCTCGCGTACCAAGCGTTCGACCACACGAGTGATTCGCCTTTGCAAGAGCCCCGCGGTCTGGCCAAAGACGGTCCGCAACTCAAGCCGGTGGAAGAACTCAACGACAAACCCAAAAGCCGTGCGCCCGCGCACGCGGATAAAAATCACGTGCCCGCGAACGCCGAGGGACGTGAAGAATGA
- the thiM gene encoding hydroxyethylthiazole kinase, which produces MSWTASSFTEDLASQTSDALARVRERKPLIHCVTNQVVMNFTANTLYALGASPLMSHAPEEAEELARLRAGLLINIGTLTAPWLDDVRRILAAEVAMGSRRAVLDPVGAGATHFRTEAALELLATGAFRVLRGNAFEILSLGGESARGQGVESFEESDAALHAARTLAQKHALVVAVSGAVDLVTDGERVVELRNGHPYFTKVTGAGCALNAVIAAMTSVTDDPLLATAQALAAFNIAGEIAARNSAGPGSFAMSFLDALANLNPSDITSCLRVEMTSGNVQSEVLP; this is translated from the coding sequence ATGTCTTGGACAGCATCTTCATTCACGGAGGACTTGGCCTCCCAAACTTCGGACGCGCTCGCGCGCGTTCGTGAACGAAAACCCCTTATCCACTGCGTGACCAATCAGGTCGTGATGAACTTCACGGCGAACACGCTCTATGCTTTGGGGGCGTCGCCTTTGATGTCCCACGCCCCCGAAGAGGCGGAGGAGCTCGCCCGCCTGCGCGCGGGTCTCCTCATCAATATCGGAACGTTAACCGCGCCGTGGCTCGACGACGTTCGCCGCATCCTGGCCGCCGAGGTCGCGATGGGTTCACGGCGCGCCGTCCTTGATCCCGTCGGCGCGGGCGCGACGCATTTTCGCACCGAAGCCGCACTTGAACTTTTGGCGACGGGCGCTTTCCGTGTCCTGCGCGGGAACGCCTTCGAGATTCTGTCTCTCGGCGGTGAAAGCGCGCGCGGCCAAGGCGTCGAAAGTTTCGAAGAGTCCGACGCCGCACTTCACGCGGCCCGCACGCTCGCGCAAAAACACGCCCTCGTCGTCGCGGTCAGCGGCGCCGTGGATCTCGTCACCGACGGCGAGCGCGTCGTGGAACTGCGTAATGGTCACCCCTACTTCACGAAAGTCACCGGCGCGGGCTGCGCGCTGAATGCGGTCATCGCCGCCATGACGAGCGTGACCGACGACCCCTTACTGGCGACCGCCCAGGCTCTCGCCGCCTTCAACATCGCGGGGGAAATCGCGGCGCGGAATTCCGCGGGCCCCGGCTCGTTCGCGATGAGCTTCTTGGACGCGCTCGCGAATCTGAATCCAAGCGACATCACCTCCTGCCTGCGGGTCGAAATGACCTCCGGCAACGTCCAAAGCGAGGTCTTGCCATGA
- a CDS encoding ATP-binding protein, with the protein MFLKSLSYSELEGTGYAWELQGLSLGQVNLVVGKNAKGKTRTLNVITGLGKLLGAQLELQWSSGHYDAEFSDGSDSYRYILSIVNNAVVIEKFIKNGAVLLDRGAGGIGQVFSQTVGKMIAFQAPETQLAAVGRRDQINHPFFEILHQWGASLYYFEFSGNLGKDLVAISQGDSPSVISKFDAPKDTRRVVGIFQAGVTQFGDVFKNRVISEFNSLGYELENVSIDAPAGINFPEVSGRPSWIWVKEKDLPQPIQQAHISNGMFRALSLVIQLVYSDFAYQPSCVIIDDIGEGLDFDRSCKLIELLLAKCSNTSMQLIMASNDRFVMNKVPLESWTVLDRKGHICNVYNYSNSKEKFDEFKFTGLNNFDFLASDFIWESSKE; encoded by the coding sequence AGTAAACTTAGTCGTCGGAAAGAATGCCAAAGGTAAGACTAGAACACTCAATGTAATTACTGGGCTCGGTAAACTACTGGGCGCACAACTTGAGCTCCAATGGAGTTCAGGTCACTACGACGCTGAATTTTCAGACGGCAGCGATAGCTATCGTTACATCTTGAGCATAGTTAATAATGCTGTCGTCATTGAAAAGTTCATTAAAAATGGGGCAGTCCTTCTTGACCGAGGCGCCGGCGGTATCGGTCAAGTATTCTCGCAGACCGTAGGAAAGATGATTGCTTTCCAGGCGCCAGAAACGCAATTAGCTGCCGTTGGAAGACGTGATCAGATCAACCATCCCTTCTTCGAAATTCTTCATCAATGGGGCGCATCGCTTTATTATTTTGAGTTCAGTGGAAACCTAGGAAAAGATTTGGTGGCTATTAGCCAAGGAGACTCTCCTAGCGTAATTTCCAAGTTCGATGCTCCAAAGGATACCAGACGCGTAGTCGGAATTTTCCAAGCAGGTGTCACTCAGTTTGGAGACGTATTTAAGAATCGTGTAATTTCTGAGTTTAACTCACTTGGATATGAACTTGAGAATGTTAGTATTGATGCACCGGCTGGAATCAACTTCCCTGAAGTAAGCGGCCGCCCTTCTTGGATCTGGGTGAAAGAAAAAGATCTTCCGCAGCCGATACAGCAAGCTCATATATCGAACGGTATGTTCAGAGCGCTTTCACTAGTCATTCAACTTGTTTATTCTGACTTTGCTTATCAGCCTAGTTGCGTAATCATTGACGACATCGGAGAGGGGCTGGATTTCGATCGATCTTGTAAACTAATCGAGCTGCTGCTAGCCAAATGCTCGAACACATCGATGCAGCTAATCATGGCATCGAATGATCGTTTTGTTATGAACAAAGTTCCCCTCGAGTCATGGACGGTTCTTGATCGTAAAGGTCATATTTGCAATGTGTACAACTACTCTAATTCCAAAGAGAAATTCGACGAATTCAAATTTACTGGCCTGAATAATTTCGATTTTCTAGCTAGTGATTTCATTTGGGAAAGCTCCAAAGAGTAG